CCTCGGCCCGAGCTTTGCCCACCTGATAATAGGTCTGAGCTCTTCGTTTCTGGCAATCTCCTCCAGCATCTTCCAGGCAACCTCACGGAGTTCCCACTGGGTCCTCTCGCAAAGTCTAAGACCGAAGAAGTGCTTCAGCTCGCGCAGGTTCATCGTCACGACTATCTTCGTCCGCACCGCTTGGGGGAGAATGAAGCGCGCGTCCTCCTGATGAATTCCGGCCTTGTAGCTCTCCTCGTAGAGCTTGATGGCTTCGCGCATCAGCTTTTTCCACTTCTCGTAGAGCTCCGGCCTTCCCCTGACGCTCTCGGGGATTACAAAGGTCTCCTCAACATCGTTTGGGTTCAATTTTATGTATCTTTGTGACTGCTGGGTGTAGCTCGCTATCCTGTGACGGACAAGTTGATGGCTACAAACGCGGGAACAGCCCTCCACCGAGAACGTCAGGACCGCGTGTTCAAGTATTGACTCGTGGCCGTAGCCGAGAACCCTCGGAAGGTGCATCTCAACGTCCTTCCCAGTGGTTCGCTCGAAGGCTTCGCTCTCCCATTCGTCCCAGTAGCTTATGAGGGCCGACCATGTGACGGTCTCGAGTGGCTTTTTTGTATAATTGACGAGCCTGACCCTGATTCCACTCATGCCAAGAATCACCAACGGGCAAAGGCGCTCAACCTTATTAGGTTTGCTTTGACGCACGGGAGTTAAAGGAGGGGTTTATTTTAGTGCACCCTCTCGCGAGCTTAAGTCTACGTTTGGAAAGGAAGAAACGATGTGGCTTCAAATAATTTCAGGAAAACCGATGTTTTTCCGACGAAAGGGTTATTAAATTCATGAAACAGCCTTAAACGGTGATGCACATGGTGGTTAGCCTTGCCGGAAGGGACGTTCTCTGCCTCCAGGACTTCACGAGGGAGGAGATTGAGACTATTCTCAAGACCGCCGAGATGATGAAGATTTGGAACAAGATTGGAAAGCCCCACCGCGTTCTCGAGGGCAAAACGCTCGCCATGATTTTCCAGAAGCCCTCGACCAGGACGAGGATTTCCTTCGAGGTTGGAATCTACCAGCTCGGTGGCTACGGCC
The Thermococcus sp. 21S9 DNA segment above includes these coding regions:
- the thyX gene encoding FAD-dependent thymidylate synthase; the encoded protein is MSGIRVRLVNYTKKPLETVTWSALISYWDEWESEAFERTTGKDVEMHLPRVLGYGHESILEHAVLTFSVEGCSRVCSHQLVRHRIASYTQQSQRYIKLNPNDVEETFVIPESVRGRPELYEKWKKLMREAIKLYEESYKAGIHQEDARFILPQAVRTKIVVTMNLRELKHFFGLRLCERTQWELREVAWKMLEEIARNEELRPIIRWAKLGPRCIQLGYCPERELMPPGCWKRTKKRWEKVANRE